Genomic window (Trichomycterus rosablanca isolate fTriRos1 chromosome 27, fTriRos1.hap1, whole genome shotgun sequence):
cagatactaaaagactaatatatgaagccagatactaaaagactaatatatgaagccagatactaaaagactaatatatgaagccagataccaaaagactaatatctaaataaagataccaaaagactaatatctaaataaagataccaaaagactaatatatgaagctagataccaaaagactaatatctaaataaagataccaaaagactaatatctaaataaagatactaaaagtctaatatatgaagccagatactaaaagactaatatatgaagccagatactaaaagactaatagatgaagccagatactaaaagactaatagatgaagctagataccaaaagactaatatctaaataaagataccaaaagactaatatctaaataaagatactaaaagactaatagatgaagctagataccaaaagactaatatctaaataaagatactaaaagactaatagatgaagccagataccaaaagactaatatctaaataaagatactaaaagactaatagatgaagccagataccaaaagactaatatatgaagccagatactaagtctaatatatgaagctagatactaaaagactaatttatgaagctagctactaaaagactaatatctaaataaagatactaaaagactaatagatgaagccagataccaaaagactaatatctaaataaagatactaaaagactaatagatgaagccagataccaaaagactaatatctaaataaagatactaaaagactaatatctaaataaagatactaaaagactaatatatgaagctagatactaaaagactaatatatgaagctagatactaaaagactaatatctaaataaagatactaaaagtctaatatatgaagctagatactaaaagtctaatatatgaagctagatactaaaagactaatatatgaagctagatactaaaagactaatatatgaagctagatactaaaagactactatctaaataaagatactaaaagactaatatatgaagctagatactaaaagactaatatatgaagctagatactaaaagactaatatatgaagctagatactaaaagactaatatctaaataaagatactaaaagactaatatatgaagctagatactaaaagactaatatatgaagctagatactaaaagactaatatatgaagctagatactaaaagactaatatctaaataaagatactaaaagactaatatatgaagctagatactaaaagactaatatatgaagctagatactaaaagactaatatctaaataaagatactaaaagactaatatatgaagctagatactaaaagactaatatatgaagctagatactaaaagactaatatatgaagccagatactaaaagactaattattaaactactttgaagaatgaagggacttttATTAAACTACTATTAAGAATGAATACATAATTGGTTACTTAgatgtgtagtgtgtggtgaACATTGTACACTCATCGAGCCACACTTTATTTGCTGAACTTATTCACATTTTACCATGGCATATTCAAGAGTATATTCAACAGACACGGTAGGACCAGGAAGCTTCCCCTTCTTCCTGACGGGCACAAAGCCGATTCCCAACCTCTGCGACAAAAGAGGCCCGAACAAAAAGCCTCTAGCTTCCAGACCTGCAAATAAAACATATCTATCTGTTCATATACATTTCAAAACTTACACGCCTTTACTAACTTTCTAAGAGCTAGAAATATCTATGAGTGTTACATCTAAGGTGATCGAGTATTTTTAGTCCATCCGTAGAAACCTACTAACAATCCCAGTGCTTACATGACCAAAACTTTAGGGTGATCCtgctgttaataaaaaataacattctTAACCAAGTATAAGTTCAGTCTGTGGATACTTCTGTCTGACATGTTCTTCAAACAAATCGATGACCGCTGTCAGCGCTTTGGGCTCCTTCACGATTGGACAAATATCCCTGAACCACACAAAAACAGAATGGGCATTAAACACAGTTACAACCATAGATGGACAGTTTAGACTTGCAGCCCAGTTTAAGTACACACAGGCACAGCATTCTGTGAACACAAGAAGAACTGCAATGAGGGTTAAAATGCAAATGTCACtgacatatttaaaaaacaaaaaaaacctgctTCAGAGGAACACTGGCAATCATCATCAGTAAACATAGCACGCCTAATAAAAAGGGCAATGTCCACTGCAACGCTGTGACTAACATTAACCAGCATAATAAAATCTAGATAAACACAGGGTTTAGAACCAGATGAGATACATTCACAGATTGTATCTGTACTAAATGTAGGTTCTAAAACAACTAACCACattacaaactacacacactgaTTACAGACATGTGGAACCTCATTCACACCTTTGCTGTGAATTCTGGGAACAATCCCACAACAAACCACATTGTGCTAAATGCTAACTGAACAATATCATACAACTGCA
Coding sequences:
- the LOC134304326 gene encoding adenine phosphoribosyltransferase-like, yielding MDANSRAQKLELIERNIRHFPDFPTKGIVFKDICPIVKEPKALTAVIDLFEEHVRQKYPQTELILGLEARGFLFGPLLSQRLGIGFVPVRKKGKLPGPTVSVEYTLEYAMVKCE